The genomic window GGATCTAATCCACCAAGATCTAATTTCTTTTGTTTTAAATATAAAAAAGAAGTATTCGGATCAGGAAGAAATTTATATAAGATTTTATCAATTTTGGGTTTTCCCTCAAAATATTTATCATTTACAATTAGTTCAATATCTTGGCCTTGTTTAAACTCTTTTAATTTATAAGAACCTGTTCCTATTGGATTTTTATTAAATGAACTAGTCATTAAATCTTTTTCATCTTTTAAAATATGATAAGGAAGAATTCCAACCATCCAAGTCTCTAAGGCTTTGAAGTAGGGTTCTTTATAAATCACTTCAAGTGTATAGTTATCTATTGCTTTTACGCTTTGTACTTGCTCAAAATTTGATTTTATAGAGTTAAATACTTTTGGATTTATAATTTGTTCATAAGTAAAAATAACATCTTTAGTTGTAAGTTTTTCATTATCATGCCAAAGAACATCATCTCTTAACTTTATAATTAATTTAGTTGGTGTCTCAAAATTATAAGATTTGGCTAAATCAACGGTAGGATTTCCATTCTTGTCATATTTGAATAAACCATTAAACAACCAGTCGGATATTTCACTACTAGCACTATCATTTGATAAAATAGGATTTAATCTACTCGGACTTGAACTCATAGATAGATTTAAAGTACTTGCACTTAAACAAGTAATGATTAATAGGTAAAAGGTTAATAATTTCATAGGGTATTGTATAGTTTTTTTATAAAAAAGTGCATAAAAAAAGGAGCAACTTTTGTCGCTCCTTTTTGAGAACAGTAAGAAATATACTCTTCGAAAACTCCAATTATCTTTTTGAGAATTGAGAAGATTTTCTTGCTTTTTTCTTTCCGAATTTTTTTCTTTCAACAGATCTTGAATCTCTTGTTAATAAACCAAAAGGTTTTAAGATAGCTCTGAATTGCTCATCAAAAGCAACTAATGCTCTTGAAATTCCGTGTCTTGCAGCATCAGCTTGTGCAGAATATCCACCACCAAGAGTTTTTACTACAATGTTTACAGAAGTTTCTTGTTTAGCAACATTTAATGGTTGCATAACTCTTTTTTTAATTGATTCGTGACCACCTAACCAAGCATCTAAAGATTGACCATTAATTGTTAATTGACCATTACCATTTTCTAGCCATACTTTAGCTACAGCTGTTTTTCTTCTTCCAGTTGCATATACTTT from Arcobacter venerupis includes these protein-coding regions:
- the rpsI gene encoding 30S ribosomal protein S9; this encodes MAKVYATGRRKTAVAKVWLENGNGQLTINGQSLDAWLGGHESIKKRVMQPLNVAKQETSVNIVVKTLGGGYSAQADAARHGISRALVAFDEQFRAILKPFGLLTRDSRSVERKKFGKKKARKSSQFSKR